The nucleotide window ATCCATCATGGATTAATCCTGTGTATAGCTGGCATTTCCTTTATCGTATGAAGATATAAAAGTGGAAAGTTATTGTCTTTGCCTCACTTTTATTCTCAGAAATATGTTTGGAAAATTTCTCAGAAGCAATTTGAATATGTCAATTAAATCCTCTTTGTTTCATAGAATTCTCTAGGCTTTCCTTTTAAATGCACTTGATTTCTTGTTTTGCCACTTATTAACCACAGCAGATGTCGGCTCCTGCTACTTGCCATTGTTTTCTTACAAAACTAGAATCTAAGATGGATGTGgttctaaataaatatgtgcataaagaattttaaatatagACAGAAACAGCATATGGATATTTTGCTTCAGATgcattggttttaaaaaaatgatgtataacTAATAAGATGAAtctcatctgttttttttctatttatatgacATTTCTGTGGCCACTATATTAGGCATACCTGTCCAGTAACATGATCAACAACAATATACTGCTACATGGCTTTTCAAGTAATGCTTATTGGTAATATAAGTTCAATTGAATCCAAGGAAAACTAAACATTTGACATAGTTTATACCAAGATCTGGTCTTCCCATCAGAAACTCAGATTCATCATATTAGGCTAATTGTCACTGTTTTTTTCGTTTGTCCTTGGCTagtatttaatttgtgtatatGTGAATGTTTTCCCTTTCAGTCCCTGGTTCTTCTCTCAAGTTTGCCGTATACCAATCTATTCCACACTCTTCTGCAACTGACTGCACCTGAATACTTCAACAAACTGGAACCATGTCTCGAAGCTGGTAAGaatctgaataaatattttggcTGGGATAGTAAATGAACACTCATCTAACCCTGACATGTAACCTGATCCTAACTTTTAACATAACACTTATAATTAAGTGCACGTTCCATTGCACAGTAACTACTCTATTTTTTAGTTATTGGTGAAATGTCAGATGACTTTCTCCTATAATGTTTGTCATCACTGACTGAACCAGAAGAATGTTATTCTGTTGGTGCTTGGTTGCTAGCAatcaaaaatctgaaatattttggCAGAATCACCATTGTGacaaaaatgtaacaacataCAACCATGTCCAAGTTCCAATATCTCAGCACCAGAAAAACAAAGCTTGACCAAATTTTGCAACAATGGCAGGATAAGGATTAGTTTATGCTGTATATGTTGCAGTGTATGTAATATGCAACTCTGTGCACACATGCACAAAAGAGTTCCCAGCTGCTACAGTGGTTGCAGCATGGTTGAGAGTCTGGCTGTGGAGTAAACTGCTGAGTTTTACTTCACATCTGATATTAACCTTGGGGTTTAAAGTTACCAAGTAATTTGTGTGAAAAAGCCATAATGCTTCTCTTGTTTTTCCTCGCTTAATATCTACATCTAGCATATCTAGCAGTGGTTTCCtattgatttatttcatttttttgtaagtaCTTAATTAGGACTGTTCTTCAGCTCCTTCTTGTTTGCCTACTGCAAAACCTCATGTCACTTCTTtagtttttggtttggttttgttttttttctttcttttttcaaactatcCACATGATGCCTGGctagtttgtaaaataaattaaagctccCAGGAGAATACAGGAGTTGCCATTAAAGACTTGTTGGTGCTAGCTTCCAAGCATTCTTCCTCATGCTTGTTTCACTATTTAGGATACCCTAATGTGGAAtatgtatgcacattttttttcacctcaATGATTGCATGCTTTATTCAAAATTAGTGgttcattaataatttttttctcctttagtaTGTAACCAGATTGATCGCTGGCCATTTCCAGAGCCGGGACTTTCATTGTCTCTACCAATCATGGGTCTTGTTCTGCAGGTATTATGCCATGTTGAGTAGCAGCAGAGATAGTAGTagtgataatattatatattcttttttttactctctACAGGGACACAATTTTGTCTGTATGTAAACACCAATAGTAAAAAACTAAAAGAGTTTTGTTATGTTTGATGAGCACaaattttgtttattagttttttatgtcAAATTTCATGAACGTTTGCCTTCCTGTGCCCTCTGTCTGTGCTGCATTGCACTTTATCAGTTAGCATTGTTTCAAGCATTCTTTGTAAACAGTGAAACTCCTTTTTTTGTGGAATGgagaaggatatatatatatataaatatatatataaaaatataggatcGCCTGTAGCAATGGGGTGTGAGTAAGGTTCAAACCACAGGCTTCTGGTTAATATTAAATGCAGGCTTCAATCGGTATCTCTTTTCCAGAATcggcaacaaaaaaaattgaaaaatgatttaaaacagtAGCATGGCTGAGCATATAAGGCTATGAACACATTTTAGATGATTCTGGGCTGATACGAGCTGCAGAGCCACATACAGATTACAGAAGAGGAACAACCTCAATGCAAGTGATGGGAAGGGAGCGCAGCGGAGTGCCGcccgttctcccccttcccctcttcatagagcagaacagcgctgtatgtacattgcttgttcattcatatttcagttgtttgtctttggaaatgattgtgaaagattgtttccaacgacaaaaatcgaatgtgtgtacatagcctaactggCTTACAGTCCCTGGCTGAATAAAGACTAAACAGAAATCCAGGCACCTTGCAGTCAATATGGCAAACTCACATAAGGTGCAGGTTTTTTCCTCAGAAACTCtgtgtaaccccccccccccccccaggtttgGGATCACACTGAGATTTAGGCAGAATAATGCTGCCCGATTAAATGGTTCACCTGTGCTCCACCTCCACAGGTAAAAACATGGACGTTATTTTGGTGAATGAGGCAAACCCTCCCACTCTTTTCCCCTTTCACCCTAGGCTCCAAGACCCTAATAATCCAGCTTTCCGCAAACCAAACTGCAAAGCcagacaatacaaaacatttcctggggctttaaaacatataatatctGTACACACAtgtgaaagaaaaagagaaataaagcctgaaaaaaaacaccagccACTGTATCTAACGGTTGTTACGCTGCAATATAGTTTTGTTCTTGGAAACACCTTAGAATAAAGAAGAGATGTTTATTGATCTACCTACTAACTGCCTATTCTACATTTATAATATTCTTAAAAAATTGGTAAtggagttttcttttctttttacacaaagtaaaatgttaccaGCAAACCAGCTggtttattatatacattaaatatataccctgtttccccgatgataagacactgtcttatttttttttgaaggccaaaatatgctctagggcttattttcagggggatgccttatttacccatgaagaagactacagtacacagttattgttNNNNNNNNNNNNNNNNNNNNNNNNNNNNNNNNNNNNNNNNNNNNNNNNNNNNNNNNNNNNNNNNNNNNNNNNNNNNNNNNNNNNNNNNNNNNNNNNNNNNNNNNNNNNNNNNNNNNNNNNNNNNNNNNNNNNNNNNNNNNNNNNNNNNNNNNNNNNNNNNNNNNNNNNNNNNNNNNNNNNNNNNNNNNNNNNNNNNNNNNNNNNNNNNNNNNNNNNNNNNNNNNNNNNNNNNNNNNNNNNNNNNNNNNNNNNNNNNNNNNNNNNNNNNNNNNNNNNNNNNNNNNNNNNNNNNNNNNNNNNNNNNNNNNNNNNNNNNNNNNNNNNNNNNNNNNNNNNNNNNNNNNNNNNNNNNNNNNNNNNNNNNNNNNNNNNNNNNNNNNNNNNNNNNNNNNNNNNNNNNNNNNNNNNNNNNNNNNNNNNNNNNNNNNNNNNNNNNNNNNNNNNNNNNNNNNNNNNNNNNNNNNNNNNNNNNNNNNNNNNNNNNNNNNNNNNNNNNNNNNNNNNNNNNNNNNNNNNNNNNNNNNNNNNNNNNNNNNNNNNNNNNNNNNNNNNNNNNNNNNNNNNNNNNNNNNNNNNNNNNNNNNNNNNNNNNNNNNNNNNNNNNNNNNNNNNNNNNNNNNNNNNNNNNNNNNNNNNNNNNNNNNNNNNNNNNNNNNNNNNNNNNNNNNNNNNNNNNNNNNNNNNNNNNNNNNNNNNNNNNNNNNNNNNNNNNNNNNNNNNNNNNNNNNNNNNNNNNNNNNNNNNNNNNNNNNNNNNNNNNNNNNNNNNNNNNNNNNNNNNNNNNNNNNNNNNNNNNNNNNNNNNNNNNNNNNNNNNNNNNNNNNNNNNNNNNNNNNNNNNNNNNNNNNNNNNNNNNNNNNNNNNNNNNNNNNNNNNNNNNNNNNNNNNNNNNNNNNNNNNNNNNNNNNNNNNNNNNNNNNNtatttgatggccctgccttatcatcggggaaacacggtatatattaaaatattgactTATGGATATATAGGCATAAGACATTATTAGGCCACTTTAGTTCTGTAAGGAGCTACTGTATATTTATCTGTCTGTACAGTTATGGCACaggtattttaaattaattgtttgAGGTTAAGCCAAAAGTTTAGTTAAAACATTAGTATaggtcaggcatgggcaaactactgCCTGCGGGCCGTATAAGGCCAATAgagatgtttctctggccctttgggtagTCCGCATCTgtggccggtgccaccccaaacagggtcaggagaaggaccccgaggggggggggggagggggggcgcaccggccagagctgcgaaACACGTCCCCTGGATCTGAGcttgtgatggaagagtgggcgggctgtgtcactgcacacaacccgcccactctcctattggaggctcagatctgcgataggagagtgggtgaggttatgccatcatgatgtcacatccgcccggcccctctgtcaaattttatttcagattgtggcccctgagtaaaaaagtttgcccacccctggtataGGTGCATGTACCTATGAATGTATGTATgcacaatttattgtaaaatattaattcattagccagttatatatatttcattttcctgTTGTCAAGGTTAAAATCCCAAACCATGATGATCTAATAGAGACAAATGCTATTACAGACCATCACAAGGTATGTAATCCTTATTGGTTTCTAatatgttgttttaatatttataatgtgtaaaaattgtataaatactAGATATTACTATACTGGGAATACTCTTCATGCTGTAGTGGCACAATAAAGATTTCATATAATCATtattctaataattttaaaactaattcaaaccaaataaaaaaagaatagaaacaaTATATAGGAGCAGTAAGTTTAGTGTCCTAAAATGCCCATAAATCACCAACTGTCACATCAGTACATTGTGGAACTAGTTGGGTTAAACAATATGGCAACCCATTATATGGAAATTACAGCTAATAAATAATACTTtggaacagtgtttctcagccagggtcctttgaaaccctggggttcctccagaggctgctgggggttccttgagcaataagccatttgtgactctcaagtcagtttaactccaccaattatgtttttggctatctgtaagggtgacattcttcccactggccagtattTTAGGAGACTGGCTAAGAGACTGTAGATTTTATTATTGCAGGAGTTCCCCAAGActaagttatttcaaagggttgcCCCATTAAAAATGTTGAGTAACACTGTTTTGTAatatctttcctttatttttttatgtattcagatGGTATTTAGAAAATTATACTTTATTGAAAAACCTTTTTGCTTTACTACGCAACATATTTAGGGATAAAAGCATAAACATAGTACTACTTTTAGATACATGTCACACATCTGATTCCTTTCTCTAAATTAGTTTATTAGTGTAGTCATCCCCTGGTAACATTATTCTAAAGCAATGCCTTATACCTTACTTTAAGAAATGAGGATCTACTACATAGGTATTGTAGCGAATCCATTATGGTTTTGGGCGACTGATTGGGAAAAGGATGGGATTTGGAAACACTGTGGTAATATTTGCTGTGATATGGCTGTAAACAGGGTTTGTGTCTGTGTATCAGATACTGAAGATCCTTTGAAGTGTTTCAGCAGCACTACTGCCAAGCACCAGTGATCATGGACAAAGAAAGTTGCAGACAATATTGGTTTTCTCATTCTTTTCCATACCCAATCCACTGTAAATGTTATCAGTATTTTAATCATTACAGGTTGTGTTTGAACACAAATATAGGTGCCAATGTTTCCACTGATTACATCTTGCATTGTACACAGGACCGCCTGGACCCTCCTTATCACATCTCCAGTATCTATGAGTTGGATCTTTTCAGGTGAGCTAGAATTGAAAAGAAAGTCATGCAATGTTAGGTTTAGCTTTGTGGATACTGTAAATGGaataggaataaaagaaaaagcaagcaaGCGCTGTTTTCGCAGGGAGGAGGAGTGGTCACTTGACTATGACAGAATATGTGATAGGGAAGTTCTCCTATTATTCAGTGTCTTCagtagtaaaacataaaaaacattcaaacattttggaACATTCAAATGTCAGTGCATACTGTATTTTGTACAACAAATAATATtcccaatatttttaatattttatactgtatctATATTATTCTGCTGTTTACTCTGAATACATAGACTCCTAATatgcaagttttaaaacatgTCAGTGCTGTATAGTTGCTTAGATtttagaataaatgtaattttaaacttttcctgTACAAGCTGTAATTCacagatgttttaaaaaaaacccattgtgtTGATTGATTAACataacacaatgagcctgatttattaaagctctcaaaggctaacaaatagctaatgatttttaacaaGTCTATTCCAcgtttcctggattacccaggttcgctgatgaaagtgtatcctctccagccttggagaacttgaaaaaatcagggccaatatatcaAATGTATCTGCTCCAATTAAAATACTTACATGTTACCTAACCCAGCCTACATAATATGAcctgatattatttatttatttatttattattagaagtaatgtttaaaatatattttcctttaattttcaaCACTGTATCTATCTGCCTGTCATACAGATCCTCTTTATAGCTGCAGCTGCTGTGAGCCAGATGAGATGTAATGTGTCAGGCACACATAGGCCtctgtttataaagcaaggaatcttACATCCCCCCAAagtttcctggtggagaatcttccaggtccatgtgttttttttttttttttatgtcagtaatttattttccaccagaaaacatttgagggaatgtcagattccctgctttataaattgtcTTGTAGCTGGGTACAGCAAAGGCATTATGCATGTGTACCATGTATGTATCTTGTTTGTTTGCAGAGTAATAAAATCTGTTCATTTTCAATATCCCTAGATCCCTTCAGTCTGTTCTGATGAACCTCCAGTTGCTATGGGAATTGGTTTTACTTGGAGAACCCTTGGTTGTTATGGCACCTTCTCCCACCATTTCCTCTGAGATTGTGCTGGCATTGATTGGGTAACCACATGTTCTTTTTATAGAACTGTTATGTTGTAAGTAGTATGGACATTAAAAAACTGTAACTTGCTGCTTAAATGAATGACATGGCTGTTATCCAACCCCAAAAAAGAAGATCGGTTTAATTGTACAATAGTTGGCTTGTGATATACATACATTTGTGGATCTATTGATAGCCTTTCATGTTTTATGATTATGGATACACCCTACTGCCGACCCCCACGTCCACAGGATATAAATTAATTGCATTATTGGTGGACAGAGCAGGGTATCTATTGAAAATATCAAACAATGTTTGTCCAGTTTTACCAATGTTACATCTACTATTTATGCTACTAatttatacatacaaatacaatgtgATTCACATACATAACATAATTTGATACACTATCTTTCCCTTATACTGATATTTGTAAGCCATAAATACAATTGTTTAGAGGTATATTTTAGTGTAATTTGTTGGTAGTTAAAATGTATACTTGTGTTTTTCAGATGCATTTCACCTCTAAAGTTCTGTTCAGACTTCCGTCCATATTTCACTATCCATGACAGTGAATTCAAGGAATATACAACAAGGACACAGGCTCCGTAAGTGAATATTGACATGGGGCAGTTTTACGATAAATGTGCTATTGAAGTAATggacaaaggacctgatttattaaagctctccaaggctggagaggatacatacttatatcagtgaagttgggtgatccagcaaatctggaatggcaAAGTAGCAAAACACTCAGCATTTATTGGGTAATTCTCATACCTACCAAAGGACTTCCATTGCTTTTCATCTAAATTTTAGAGTCACTCATCTTTGCCAGACAGCATAAACCGGTTACTCTCTTGTTTGTGAAATATTTACAATGTGGACTAATATTCTGGCAAGTAagcaaattatttgcaaaaaaaaatttaatttcatcTTCTTTTGGAAAAAGGTGTAAAACATTTggccttccttccttccttcccagTGCTTGTGGCACAGAATTGTAATAGGAAGCAACAGTAAATTGTGACAGGGTTGTGGTGATGTCATTGTTGCAAGTCAAATTAGGAAGAAAATAACTTGGACGGCTTGATGACTTAAGCATATATTTTCTAACTTGTTAACAGTTTTATTAGTGcttattttatcttttgtattttattgcaagtaataaatgttttagtgaatacatacaatttataGATGTGTTCTTTCTAGGTCCTGATTTTGGAATAAATACTGAAAACTAACACCAGCAACGCAATGTTCTAACTCTTGTGTAATGTAAAGAAAGTTCTTGTAAATGTTTctacttgtttatttattttttagacctAGCCTACTCCTTGGAGTCACCAATCCTTTCTTCATAAAAACTCTGCAGCACTGGCCACACATACTACGAGTAGGAGAACCCAGAGTGTCTGGTAAGAGACAGAATAGATTAGTTTTTGAATAGTTTGATTCTACTAAGCATGCACGGAGGGCATGCCTGTCAAATTGGATGTGAATCTGTAAAAAGCATACACCTTTTTCCTTgtctagtagtttttttttaaaagtttacagaaaataCGCATGCAACCATATCAAATAACAAGAAATGGATTTGTTTATGTGGTGATGTACAGCATTTAAGCCACTATTAgatgttataaaataaacaagCAACTTGAAACTAAAAACAGGGATATGATAAAAAGAGGTAGAATATGACATAAGAATCTTTTCTGCAGGGGATCTGCCAAAGCAAGTAAAACTGAAAAAGCTAACAAAGCTGAAAACATTGGATACAAAAACTGGTGAGcctctttattattgatattattaatattattatttattgccagCTCCCTTTATGGAGTCACACTATTATGTTCTCAGAACAGAGCACAATCTTGCTTGGTGCCACAGGAAAGGAAATTACAACTTGTGGGCACAACTGGTGAAATAAGAGGAATAATAGAAAGAACAggaatatttgttccaggtcaatgacacagaaggtatttaaaaaacatatttataaaagtacATTGTTATTCCTTAcacttcttttttaaatcttctaTTAAATCCAGGAATGTATACTTCCTACAAGCCATTTCTTCACAAAGACAAGACACTGATCAAGCAGTTACTAAAGGTAACGGCTAGCATACATTgtgaatatttcatatattatattattctttagtTACATATATTACTGTAGTAGATTTGTTTCTAATTTAATTCGCATCCCAAACTACTTTAGTTTGTGATGCACTCCTAACCTTGCAAGATGCTAACCTGCATGTATAACAAATTATCATCCAGCAAAGCTGTCGGtgtcatttaatttatatttacaatttagTTAAGTCAGTCATATGATCCAGATATTTTCACCATGCTGCTTAGTCAAGCAGGTGACATTTTTGTGTTCTGGTTAAGATTCATGTTTTCCTATGTTAACTGTTTGCTGTTTAGCCAGTAAATTGGCATCATTGCACtggaagtgaaaaaaatggaGGTTAAGGTTGACATGTGCTTTCAGTCTTTCAGACTTGTTGACTGAATAAAGTAAATgccaaattgtaaaatgtaaaattaaataagtTGATATTATGAAATCTTAACAACAGGTTGTATGtacacaaaacttttatttcagtgATTTATTAGCATAGTTGAGCTTCCAAACTTGTTCCTGCAACTGTATCCTAATGAGGTGACTGCCAGTAAGTCATTTGACCCCTTTCCAAAAAGGGATTAAAACCCTTTTAGTAGACTAGATCTGTTATTGTGTATATTGATCAGTGCttctaaatatgtatttattgaagTGTTTATTATAGGGTTTTTTATGCAAATGGAAGTACATATTCTGACTGATCTGTAGGTTAGCAGTGGTTTCAATGTGTGATGTTTCTTCTACAGGGTCTTCAGAAAAAGCTTCCTTCTTCCACGCTTAGCTTATTGCTTCGGAAACATCTGTTTGAACTTACACAAAGCTTTATGCTTCCATTGGTGAGGCACTCACTCGCTTTTATATGGTATTCtaatttttttgccatcattctgatccttctttttctaaattttatttttgtaggaaCGGTACATTGGTAGTCTGATGCCACATCACAGTTCCATCACACCTTGGAAGGTaagatatttagaaaattatatattttttatacatatttgtttattatatatttgtaaattcatCCACAACCAATCACTCTGAACACCGTAAAATGGACTGCTTTGAGCCAAAACCCAATTTCTAGATTAGTTAccgattattattattttttttttgccaattttcaGTTTGAAGTGAAAATTCTTATTAAAGcacaattaaagtaaatattaagaTTAGGCTTTGTTCAAGACCTGGGCACCCGTTAATATGATCTCTGCTGAAGGTGAGGGTCAGTTGAGATTGGCTTAGGCCCCCTTTCAGAAGAACTCTTATGACAAAAGGTCTAGTTGTGGCAAGAATGGAAGAGAAATATGGGCAGCATTTCCCCTAGGAAAGGTAAATattactgaaattgtaataatctttatatattaACCTCAAAACGACCTAACATTTTGGATACCAATTGATTAAAAATTGTAACATCTTCCAAATATGAAAATTAACCTAATATCAGAGAGTCATTAAGAGCTGTTTTTGCTGACCTCATACAAGTTGCCTGGTCTTTATGCTAATCCTGAGGCTTCAgtcatt belongs to Pyxicephalus adspersus chromosome 2, UCB_Pads_2.0, whole genome shotgun sequence and includes:
- the DENND6B gene encoding protein DENND6B isoform X2, producing the protein MEDPESPRGSRLPWERFSAWLDGVCVVTFDLELGQAMELVYPHNTRITEKEKTNICYLSFPDSYSGCLGDTQFTFRMRRSAGHRSLFQDDEKYNREAPVTLQRDPAHYYGYVYFRQVRDSSVKRGYFQKSLVLLSSLPYTNLFHTLLQLTAPEYFNKLEPCLEAVCNQIDRWPFPEPGLSLSLPIMGLVLQVKIPNHDDLIETNAITDHHKDRLDPPYHISSIYELDLFRSLQSVLMNLQLLWELVLLGEPLVVMAPSPTISSEIVLALIGCISPLKFCSDFRPYFTIHDSEFKEYTTRTQAPPSLLLGVTNPFFIKTLQHWPHILRVGEPRVSGDLPKQVKLKKLTKLKTLDTKTGMYTSYKPFLHKDKTLIKQLLKGLQKKLPSSTLSLLLRKHLFELTQSFMLPLERYIGSLMPHHSSITPWKNPPQVRPFQQEELMKMLEHTGPQFSSSIKGDWIGLYRRFLKSPHFDGWYRHKQREMREKLETAHLNVICEANIGAWIKNKSEVEIVDLVLKLRDKLLRAHRQHLSVSSTSLAKLKLHIDEVIHSLPEDLQSILHPQ
- the DENND6B gene encoding protein DENND6B isoform X1; amino-acid sequence: MEDPESPRGSRLPWERFSAWLDGVCVVTFDLELGQAMELVYPHNTRITEKEKTNICYLSFPDSYSGCLGDTQFTFRMRRSAGHRSLFQDDEKYNREAPVTLQRDPAHYYGYVYFRQVRDSSVKRGYFQKSLVLLSSLPYTNLFHTLLQLTAPEYFNKLEPCLEAVCNQIDRWPFPEPGLSLSLPIMGLVLQVKIPNHDDLIETNAITDHHKDRLDPPYHISSIYELDLFRSLQSVLMNLQLLWELVLLGEPLVVMAPSPTISSEIVLALIGCISPLKFCSDFRPYFTIHDSEFKEYTTRTQAPPSLLLGVTNPFFIKTLQHWPHILRVGEPRVSGDLPKQVKLKKLTKLKTLDTKTGMYTSYKPFLHKDKTLIKQLLKGLQKKLPSSTLSLLLRKHLFELTQSFMLPLERYIGSLMPHHSSITPWKNPPQVRPFQQEELMKMLEHTGPQFSSSIKGDWIGLYRRFLKSPHFDGWYRHKQREMREKLETAHLNVICEAVSEFLFETHQNIGAWIKNKSEVEIVDLVLKLRDKLLRAHRQHLSVSSTSLAKLKLHIDEVIHSLPEDLQSILHPQ